A genome region from Piliocolobus tephrosceles isolate RC106 chromosome 8, ASM277652v3, whole genome shotgun sequence includes the following:
- the DNAJC30 gene encoding dnaJ homolog subfamily C member 30, mitochondrial, whose protein sequence is MAAMRRGWWSRLLPWRLLQAGGFPLNSTPGLGLGARTYSQGDCWYSRTALYDLLGVPSTATQAQIKAAYYRQCFLYHPDRNSGSAEAAERFTRISQAYVVLGSATLRRKYDRGLLSDEDLRGPGVRPSRTPAPDPGSPRPPPPTSRTYAGSRTAPGANRTMFNFDAFYQAHYGEQLERERRLRARREALRKRQEHASLKGLRWEETRDTAAIFLVFSIFIIIGFYI, encoded by the coding sequence ATGGCAGCCATGCGCAGGGGATGGTGGTCGCGGCTGTTACCGTGGAGGTTGCTGCAGGCCGGTGGCTTTCCACTAAATTCTACACCCGGCCTGGGCCTGGGAGCGAGGACTTATTCTCAGGGCGACTGCTGGTACTCGCGCACGGCGCTCTATGATCTGCTCGGCGTCCCCTCCACAGCCACGCAGGCCCAAATCAAGGCGGCTTACTACCGTCAGTGCTTTCTCTACCACCCGGACCGCAACTCTGGGAGCGCGGAGGCTGCCGAGCGCTTCACGCGCATCTCCCAGGCCTACGTGGTGCTAGGCAGTGCCACCCTCCGTCGTAAGTATGATCGCGGCCTCCTCAGCGACGAGGACCTGCGCGGACCCGGCGTCCGGCCCTCCAGGACGCCCGCACCCGACCCCGGCTCGCCGCGTCCCCCGCCGCCCACCTCTCGGACCTACGCCGGTTCTCGGACCGCCCCCGGCGCCAATCGCACGATGTTCAACTTTGACGCCTTCTACCAGGCCCACTACGGGGAACAACTGGAGCGGGAACGGCGCCTGAGGGCCCGGCGGGAGGCCCTTCGCAAAAGGCAGGAGCATGCGTCCCTGAAAGGCCTCCGCTGGGAGGAGACCCGAGACACGGCTGCCATTTTCCTCGTCTTCTCAATCTTCATCATCATCGGCTTTTATATTTAA